The following are from one region of the Bradyrhizobium sediminis genome:
- a CDS encoding DUF3305 domain-containing protein, producing the protein MAMTEASREVGVVLRRRPVDNPWIDHLWSPAMILDEVPATAPWTVLSTQADATIYYAGPACIELFSSDTANYRDNLADGEPRIWVALRRQDGGPELELTKVTADPTEGEAMFESGCDVIGTVPMPPEIAAWIAAFVDQFHVERVFHKRKRDRAPDDRRGMPDGIPDEGKRRT; encoded by the coding sequence ATGGCGATGACGGAAGCCTCCCGCGAAGTCGGCGTGGTGCTGCGCCGCCGGCCGGTCGACAATCCCTGGATCGATCATCTGTGGTCGCCGGCGATGATCCTCGACGAAGTGCCGGCCACCGCGCCATGGACCGTGCTGTCCACGCAGGCCGACGCCACGATTTATTACGCGGGCCCGGCCTGCATCGAGCTGTTCAGTTCGGACACCGCCAATTATCGCGACAATCTCGCCGACGGCGAGCCGCGCATCTGGGTCGCGCTGCGGCGCCAAGATGGCGGGCCGGAACTCGAGCTGACCAAGGTCACGGCCGATCCGACCGAAGGCGAAGCGATGTTCGAGAGCGGCTGCGACGTGATCGGCACCGTTCCGATGCCGCCGGAGATCGCCGCATGGATCGCCGCCTTTGTCGATCAGTTCCATGTCGAACGCGTGTTCCACAAGCGCAAGCGGGATCGCGCGCCGGACGACCGCCGGGGCATGCCGGACGGCATTCCGGATGAAGGAAAGCGCCGCACATGA
- the fdh3B gene encoding formate dehydrogenase FDH3 subunit beta — MARVKFLCDADRCIECNACVTACKNEHEVPWGINRRRVVTINDGKPGERSVSMACMHCTDAPCAAVCPVSCFYTTADGVVLHSKDLCIGCGYCFYACPFGAPQYPKVGNFGSRGKMDKCTYCAGGPEADSTPAEYAKYGANRLAEGKLPICAEMCSTKALLAGDGAIIAEIYKERVMKRGYGSGMWGWKTAYADSPTG, encoded by the coding sequence ATGGCTCGCGTCAAATTTCTTTGTGATGCCGACCGTTGCATCGAGTGCAACGCCTGCGTGACGGCCTGCAAGAACGAACATGAAGTGCCGTGGGGCATCAATCGCCGCCGCGTCGTCACCATCAATGACGGCAAGCCCGGCGAACGCTCGGTGTCGATGGCCTGCATGCATTGCACCGATGCGCCATGCGCCGCGGTCTGCCCGGTGTCGTGCTTCTACACCACCGCCGACGGCGTGGTGCTGCACTCCAAGGACCTCTGCATCGGCTGCGGCTACTGCTTCTACGCCTGTCCGTTCGGCGCGCCGCAATACCCGAAGGTCGGAAACTTCGGATCGCGCGGCAAGATGGACAAGTGCACCTATTGCGCCGGCGGACCGGAGGCGGACTCGACGCCGGCCGAATACGCCAAATACGGCGCCAACCGCCTCGCCGAAGGCAAGCTGCCGATTTGCGCCGAGATGTGCTCGACCAAGGCGCTGCTCGCCGGCGACGGCGCGATCATCGCCGAAATCTACAAGGAACGCGTGATGAAGCGCGGTTACGGCTCGGGCATGTGGGGTTGGAAAACCGCCTACGCCGATTCGCCGACCGGCTGA
- a CDS encoding DUF6352 family protein — protein MREFWVASGHHLTRRGDHGGLVATPELIMAYLARPELMPPDDACDAERDLHASLLADPLRPVTRADIAALADADARENWTFMLNFRDRLVAAPSLEAVYVTLARKGAADLPPIFLSQLCHLILRNALEGCDDPYTLRAAELFYRSQLATVHEGTLLLADAEVVEAQQHTQHDLHASPLTAMLQPQAFGEMDVMDDDNAWTYWSRSDAHAMAMNIGGNPKARAGLCRVIERWIAHLLGIAVTVETVASIEDRDWRWFIGLDSEGTRIGNALWNGAALDGNAAERIVALMRLEIEDTRLVDERVGNKPVYLILAMGADKVVRLKPQNLVAGLPLAATANVA, from the coding sequence ATGAGAGAGTTCTGGGTCGCCTCGGGCCATCACCTGACACGCCGCGGCGATCATGGCGGGCTCGTGGCGACGCCCGAACTGATCATGGCCTATCTGGCGCGGCCCGAACTGATGCCGCCGGATGATGCCTGCGATGCCGAACGCGATCTGCATGCAAGCCTGCTGGCCGATCCGCTGCGCCCGGTGACAAGAGCCGATATCGCAGCGCTCGCCGACGCCGACGCGCGCGAGAACTGGACCTTCATGTTGAATTTTCGCGATCGGCTGGTCGCGGCACCGTCGCTGGAGGCGGTGTATGTGACGCTGGCGCGCAAGGGCGCGGCCGACCTGCCGCCGATCTTTCTGTCCCAGCTCTGCCATCTGATATTGCGCAACGCGCTCGAGGGTTGCGACGATCCCTACACGCTGCGCGCGGCCGAATTGTTCTACCGCAGCCAGCTCGCCACCGTGCACGAGGGCACGCTGCTGTTGGCCGACGCCGAGGTCGTCGAGGCACAGCAACACACCCAACACGACCTGCATGCGTCGCCGCTCACGGCCATGCTGCAACCGCAGGCCTTCGGCGAGATGGACGTGATGGACGACGACAACGCCTGGACCTACTGGTCGCGTTCGGACGCCCATGCGATGGCGATGAACATCGGCGGCAATCCGAAGGCGCGCGCCGGGCTGTGCCGGGTGATCGAACGCTGGATCGCCCATCTGCTCGGCATTGCCGTCACGGTCGAAACCGTGGCCTCGATCGAGGACCGCGACTGGCGCTGGTTCATCGGGCTGGACAGCGAAGGCACGCGGATCGGCAACGCCCTGTGGAACGGCGCCGCGCTGGACGGCAACGCCGCCGAGCGCATCGTCGCCTTGATGCGCCTGGAGATCGAGGACACGCGGCTGGTGGACGAGCGCGTCGGCAACAAGCCGGTCTATCTCATCCTGGCAATGGGCGCGGACAAGGTGGTGCGCCTGAAGCCGCAGAATCTGGTCGCCGGGCTGCCGCTGGCGGCGACCGCAAATGTGGCATGA
- a CDS encoding c-type cytochrome → MVPLGATTAFAQLRGHGGPVRALAISPDGQTAVTGSFDSTAIRWSLTRNAADQVLHFHADAVNAVVLLRDGRAATAGADGRIAIWTPGRTEPDAVLEGHTAPIASLAASPDGRMLASASWDQTLRLWPLTGGAPRVLEGHAQNVNGVAFAPDGRTLVSVGYDQSVRIWPLSGPAAPTVVAMPSPLNAVAIGGDGEIAAGGADGRVYFLTGNGARAGAAAAGPRPVISLAISPDGALLAAAGIGGSVAMIDRKTRELARTLVGPGLPVWSVAFLPDSRTLLTGGADNIVRRWNAVTGEPVDSLLIEAAGDPLAAYAGDRGAEIFRACVACHTLGAEQANRAGPTLAGLFGRRIATAPGYHFSEALKRLDIVWTPETVSKLFEIGPAAYTPGTKMPEQRIGSEADRAALVQFLARATRK, encoded by the coding sequence ATGGTGCCGCTGGGGGCGACGACGGCCTTCGCGCAGTTGCGCGGCCATGGCGGGCCGGTGCGGGCGCTGGCGATTTCGCCTGACGGACAGACCGCCGTTACCGGCAGCTTCGATTCGACCGCGATCCGCTGGTCGCTGACGCGCAATGCGGCCGACCAGGTACTGCATTTCCATGCCGACGCCGTCAACGCCGTGGTGCTGCTCCGGGATGGGCGCGCGGCGACCGCAGGCGCCGATGGCCGCATCGCGATCTGGACGCCGGGCAGAACCGAGCCCGACGCCGTGCTGGAAGGCCATACCGCACCGATCGCGTCGCTGGCGGCTTCGCCGGACGGGAGAATGCTGGCCTCGGCGTCGTGGGATCAGACGTTAAGGCTGTGGCCGCTCACCGGCGGCGCGCCGCGCGTGCTGGAAGGGCATGCCCAGAACGTCAATGGCGTGGCGTTTGCGCCGGATGGCCGCACGCTGGTCAGCGTCGGCTACGATCAGAGCGTCCGGATCTGGCCGCTCTCGGGTCCGGCCGCGCCCACCGTGGTTGCGATGCCAAGCCCGCTCAACGCCGTTGCCATCGGTGGCGATGGCGAGATCGCGGCCGGCGGCGCCGATGGCAGGGTCTATTTCCTGACCGGCAATGGCGCGCGTGCCGGCGCAGCCGCCGCCGGTCCACGGCCGGTGATCTCGCTTGCGATCTCGCCGGATGGCGCGCTGCTGGCCGCAGCCGGTATCGGCGGATCGGTGGCGATGATCGATCGCAAGACGCGCGAGCTGGCGCGTACGCTGGTCGGCCCGGGACTGCCGGTCTGGTCGGTGGCGTTTCTGCCTGACAGCCGCACCCTGCTCACCGGCGGCGCCGACAACATCGTCCGGCGCTGGAACGCGGTAACGGGAGAGCCGGTCGATTCGCTTCTGATAGAGGCGGCGGGCGATCCGCTCGCCGCCTATGCCGGCGACCGCGGCGCCGAGATCTTTCGCGCCTGCGTTGCCTGTCACACGCTCGGCGCCGAACAGGCCAACCGGGCGGGCCCGACCCTGGCCGGCCTGTTCGGCCGGCGGATCGCCACTGCGCCGGGCTATCATTTCTCCGAAGCCCTCAAGCGCCTCGATATCGTCTGGACGCCGGAGACGGTCTCGAAATTGTTCGAGATCGGGCCTGCGGCCTATACGCCGGGAACCAAGATGCCCGAGCAGCGCATCGGCTCGGAAGCGGATCGCGCAGCGCTGGTGCAATTCCTCGCGCGCGCGACCAGGAAGTAG
- a CDS encoding molecular chaperone TorD family protein, whose amino-acid sequence MRDAGLEQAIKAAGGVASLARGIGIAQPSVSAWSRIPAERVLAVEALTRVHRYILRPDLYGPSEDQVISKSEVDEIDQLRAAEYGLLSLLLGKAPDADTLKRVATLKGDASELGMAHIELASLAAATDDRAVSKEFFDLFVGLGRGELLPYASYYLTGFLHERPLARVREDLDALGIERAGISREPEDHIAILLEVMSGLARGEFEADFSEQPRFFERHLKPWAARMFADIEMSQSARFYRAVGRVGRIFMELESEAFTLSE is encoded by the coding sequence ATGCGTGACGCCGGTCTGGAACAAGCAATCAAGGCAGCAGGTGGTGTCGCGTCGCTGGCGCGAGGCATTGGCATTGCGCAGCCATCGGTTTCCGCGTGGTCCCGGATTCCCGCGGAACGGGTTCTCGCCGTCGAGGCGCTGACCCGGGTGCATCGCTACATCCTTCGCCCCGATCTCTACGGACCATCCGAGGATCAGGTGATATCGAAATCCGAAGTCGACGAAATCGATCAGCTGCGCGCCGCCGAATACGGCCTGTTGTCGTTGCTGCTCGGCAAGGCGCCGGACGCAGACACGCTGAAGCGTGTCGCGACGCTGAAGGGCGACGCGTCCGAACTCGGCATGGCGCATATCGAACTCGCAAGCCTTGCGGCGGCGACCGACGATCGCGCCGTCAGCAAGGAATTCTTCGACCTGTTCGTCGGGCTCGGCCGCGGCGAACTGCTGCCCTATGCCTCCTATTATCTGACCGGCTTCCTGCACGAGCGCCCGCTGGCGCGGGTGCGCGAGGATCTGGATGCGCTCGGGATCGAGCGCGCAGGCATCTCGCGGGAGCCGGAAGATCACATCGCGATCCTGCTCGAGGTGATGTCGGGGCTGGCGCGCGGCGAGTTCGAGGCCGACTTCAGCGAACAGCCGCGCTTCTTCGAGCGCCATCTCAAGCCGTGGGCGGCGCGGATGTTCGCCGACATCGAAATGTCGCAGTCAGCCCGCTTCTACCGTGCCGTCGGCCGTGTCGGCCGCATCTTCATGGAACTGGAATCCGAGGCCTTCACGCTGTCCGAGTGA
- a CDS encoding formate dehydrogenase subunit gamma: protein MPGSLSTLKALCAAFALLIVFAQPAAAQLSFKPTAEAVHEDKLLNALKEGDKISGRITIPDAMASSLIQPAGRDWRDFHRSKLPVIGGVAIIGMLAVLLIFMMVRGKIRIDHGFAGTNILRFASFERFTHWLTASCFIILALSGLNVSFGRILILPLFGADAFAAMSAYAKLAHNYLAFPFMVGLVIMFLIWIKDNIPGKIDLEWMKQGGGLLSKGQHPPSKRFNAGQKGIFWIVIIGGALMSVSGWFLLFPYLPANVTALQFWTVIHAVIAMLFIAAMMAHIYIGSIGMEGAFDAMGTGEVDLNWAKQHHSLWVEEEQAKGHAGTAPSAVPAE, encoded by the coding sequence ATGCCAGGCTCACTTTCAACTCTCAAAGCCCTCTGTGCCGCGTTCGCGCTATTGATCGTGTTCGCGCAGCCCGCCGCGGCGCAGTTGTCCTTCAAGCCCACCGCCGAAGCCGTCCACGAGGACAAGCTCCTGAACGCGCTGAAGGAGGGCGACAAGATCAGCGGCCGGATCACCATTCCGGATGCGATGGCATCAAGCCTGATCCAGCCCGCCGGCCGCGACTGGCGCGATTTCCACCGCAGCAAGCTGCCGGTCATCGGCGGCGTCGCCATTATCGGGATGCTGGCTGTGCTTCTGATCTTCATGATGGTGCGCGGCAAGATTCGCATCGACCATGGTTTCGCAGGCACGAATATCCTGCGCTTCGCCAGTTTCGAACGTTTCACCCACTGGCTGACGGCGAGCTGCTTCATCATTCTGGCGCTGTCAGGCCTCAACGTCAGTTTCGGCCGCATCCTCATCCTGCCGCTGTTCGGCGCGGACGCTTTCGCGGCCATGTCGGCCTACGCCAAACTGGCCCATAACTACCTGGCGTTCCCGTTCATGGTCGGCCTCGTGATCATGTTCCTGATCTGGATCAAGGATAACATCCCAGGCAAGATCGATCTGGAATGGATGAAGCAGGGCGGCGGCCTGCTGTCCAAGGGTCAACACCCGCCTTCCAAGCGCTTCAACGCCGGCCAGAAGGGCATCTTCTGGATCGTGATCATCGGCGGCGCGCTGATGTCGGTGTCCGGCTGGTTCCTGCTGTTTCCCTATCTTCCGGCCAACGTCACGGCGCTGCAGTTCTGGACCGTGATCCATGCCGTGATCGCCATGCTGTTCATCGCCGCCATGATGGCTCACATCTACATCGGCTCGATCGGGATGGAAGGCGCGTTCGATGCGATGGGAACCGGCGAGGTCGATCTCAACTGGGCCAAGCAGCATCACTCGCTCTGGGTCGAGGAAGAGCAGGCCAAGGGCCACGCGGGAACCGCCCCGTCAGCCGTGCCGGCTGAATGA
- a CDS encoding gamma-butyrobetaine hydroxylase-like domain-containing protein produces the protein MGPPDAAPAWPVEIRLAKDRRTLHIAFDDGQSFGLPAELLRVTSPSAEVQGHSEAERKTVGGKRNVTILSVDAVGNYAVRLGFDDMHSTGIYSWAFLHDLGANAERRFQDYLDDLQAKGLDRDRPGMR, from the coding sequence TTGGGCCCGCCAGACGCCGCGCCGGCGTGGCCGGTCGAAATCCGGCTCGCCAAGGACCGCCGAACCCTGCATATCGCCTTTGACGACGGCCAGTCGTTCGGCCTTCCCGCCGAACTGCTGCGCGTCACCAGCCCATCCGCCGAAGTGCAGGGTCATTCCGAAGCCGAACGCAAGACGGTCGGCGGCAAGCGCAACGTGACGATCCTCTCCGTCGATGCCGTCGGCAATTACGCGGTCAGGCTGGGATTCGATGATATGCATTCGACCGGCATCTACTCCTGGGCTTTTCTGCACGATCTCGGCGCCAACGCGGAGCGGCGCTTTCAGGACTATCTCGACGATCTCCAGGCCAAGGGCCTCGACCGCGACCGGCCGGGCATGCGCTAG
- a CDS encoding DUF3306 domain-containing protein produces MSGSDQGDDKGFLARWSQRKQEARQPEPKPDAPAADAQQLPEPVAGKDAAPEFDLSSLPKLEDMTGTTDITGFLSKGVPEHLRNAALRKSWALDPAIRNYVNPALEYAYDWNTPGGVPGSGELGAGMDVARMVSQIMGNGEPAAAPSIPAAESGNAAASGPAPSPEHHATQQTKPDLPTETSRLGDEVAAVSSSSADDGDKETGRTPEAEASNSAAPQQAVRRHGTAKPIV; encoded by the coding sequence ATGAGCGGTTCCGACCAGGGCGACGACAAGGGCTTCCTGGCGCGGTGGTCGCAACGCAAGCAGGAAGCCAGGCAGCCGGAGCCGAAACCGGACGCGCCGGCCGCCGACGCCCAACAGCTGCCTGAGCCGGTCGCCGGAAAAGATGCCGCGCCGGAATTCGATCTCTCCAGCCTGCCGAAGCTCGAGGACATGACCGGAACGACCGACATCACCGGTTTTCTGAGCAAGGGCGTCCCCGAACATCTGCGCAATGCGGCGCTACGGAAATCCTGGGCGCTGGACCCCGCGATCCGCAATTACGTCAATCCCGCGCTCGAATATGCCTATGACTGGAACACGCCGGGCGGCGTGCCGGGCTCGGGCGAACTCGGCGCGGGCATGGATGTCGCGCGGATGGTTTCGCAGATCATGGGCAACGGCGAGCCGGCAGCCGCCCCATCGATACCGGCCGCCGAGTCGGGCAATGCGGCGGCGAGCGGCCCCGCGCCATCTCCCGAGCATCATGCGACGCAGCAAACGAAGCCGGATCTGCCGACCGAGACGTCAAGGTTGGGCGACGAAGTGGCTGCGGTGAGTTCTTCCAGCGCCGACGACGGGGACAAGGAAACCGGGCGAACGCCGGAAGCCGAAGCGAGCAACTCTGCTGCACCGCAGCAAGCGGTGCGACGCCATGGCACTGCAAAACCGATTGTTTAG
- a CDS encoding formate dehydrogenase subunit alpha: MLIKRRDGSANRARLQGIAAGLASGVLDRRTFLRRSGLAAGAGAALGLMPLGSVRKAQAGPQIMGAPTELKKNICTHCSVGCSVIAEVQNGVWVGQEPAWDSPINRGSHCAKGAAVRELVHGDRRLKYPMKLVNGEWQKVSWDLAINEIGDKMMEIRAKSGADSVYLLGSAKFSNEGAYLYRKFAAFWGTNSVDHQARICHSTTVAGVANTWGYGAMTNSYNDIRNSKTVIFMGSNAAEAHPVSLQHILSGKELNRANVFVLDPRFTRTAAHATEYVRFRSGTDIAVIWGMLHHIFNNGWEDKQFIAQRVYGMDQIRAEVAKWTPEEVERVTGIPGDQLKKVAETFAKQRPSTFIWCMGGTQHTVGTANVRAYCDLLLATGNVGVFGGGANIFRGHCNVQGATDLGLDITTLPLYYGLVEGAWKHWARVWEVGYDYLQSRFDEVPAKAGRPARTRKQNMELPGIPSTRWFDATLANPDDVDQRDSLKAMIIMGHGGNTVPRMTEMVKGLEKLELLVVADPHPTTFAAISERKNGTYLLPACTQFETSGSRTASNRSLQWGEQIVKPIFESKDDYEIIYRLSVKLGFADAMFKNIKVENNRPVPEDLLREINRGGFSTGYSGQSPERLKTHMKNQGKFDLVTLRAKTDEPEIGGDYYGLPWPCWGTPAIKHPGTHTLYNTNLHAKDGGGTFRARFGVVYDEKQPDGSVKKVNLLAEGSYSKGSELTDGYPEFTYGVLKKLGWDKDLTEAELATINKIGGNNPDGVGWAVDLSGGIIRVTLEHGVMAYGNGKARAVAWNLPDPVPVHREPIYTPRPELVAKYPTRPDGRQFRVANLGFSIQKAAVDKGLAKQFPIILTSGRLVEYEGGGEETRSNKWLAELQQDMFVEVNTADAADRGIKDGGWVWVFGPENSSKARVKALVTDRVGKGVAFMPFHFSGWFQGVDQRGKYPKGNDPIVLGESVNTITTYGYDPVTGMHEGKVTLCQIQSA; this comes from the coding sequence ATGTTGATCAAGCGAAGAGATGGATCCGCAAATAGGGCGCGTTTGCAGGGTATCGCCGCAGGCCTGGCTTCGGGCGTTCTCGACCGCCGCACGTTCCTGCGCCGGTCAGGCCTCGCCGCAGGCGCCGGCGCTGCGCTCGGCCTGATGCCGCTCGGCTCGGTGCGCAAGGCGCAGGCCGGTCCGCAGATCATGGGCGCACCGACCGAACTCAAGAAGAACATCTGCACGCATTGCTCGGTCGGGTGCTCCGTGATTGCCGAAGTCCAGAACGGCGTCTGGGTCGGCCAGGAGCCGGCCTGGGACAGCCCGATCAATCGCGGCTCGCATTGCGCCAAGGGCGCGGCGGTGCGCGAGCTCGTGCACGGCGACCGCCGCCTGAAATACCCGATGAAGCTGGTCAACGGCGAATGGCAGAAGGTGTCGTGGGACCTGGCCATCAACGAGATCGGCGACAAGATGATGGAGATTCGCGCCAAGTCCGGCGCCGATTCCGTCTATCTGCTCGGCTCGGCGAAGTTCTCCAACGAAGGCGCCTATTTGTACCGCAAGTTCGCGGCGTTCTGGGGCACCAACTCCGTCGATCACCAGGCCCGTATCTGCCATTCGACCACCGTCGCCGGCGTCGCCAATACCTGGGGCTACGGCGCGATGACCAACTCCTACAACGACATCCGAAACTCGAAGACGGTCATCTTCATGGGATCGAATGCCGCCGAAGCGCATCCGGTATCCTTGCAGCACATCCTGTCCGGCAAGGAGCTCAACCGCGCCAACGTGTTCGTGCTCGACCCGCGCTTCACCCGCACCGCCGCCCACGCCACCGAATATGTCAGGTTCCGCAGCGGCACCGACATCGCGGTGATCTGGGGCATGCTGCACCACATCTTCAACAACGGCTGGGAAGACAAGCAGTTCATCGCGCAGCGCGTCTACGGCATGGACCAGATCCGCGCCGAAGTCGCCAAGTGGACGCCCGAAGAAGTCGAACGCGTGACCGGAATTCCCGGCGACCAGCTGAAGAAGGTCGCCGAGACCTTCGCCAAGCAGCGGCCCTCGACCTTCATCTGGTGCATGGGCGGCACCCAGCACACCGTCGGCACCGCCAACGTCCGCGCTTATTGCGATCTGTTGCTGGCAACCGGCAATGTCGGCGTGTTCGGCGGCGGCGCCAACATCTTCCGCGGCCATTGCAACGTGCAGGGCGCGACCGATCTCGGCCTCGATATCACGACGCTGCCGCTCTATTACGGCCTGGTCGAGGGCGCCTGGAAGCACTGGGCGCGGGTCTGGGAGGTCGGATACGATTACCTGCAGTCGCGCTTCGACGAAGTGCCGGCCAAGGCGGGCCGTCCGGCCCGCACCCGCAAGCAGAACATGGAGCTGCCGGGCATCCCGTCGACCCGCTGGTTCGATGCGACGCTCGCCAATCCCGACGACGTCGACCAGCGCGACAGCCTGAAGGCCATGATCATCATGGGGCATGGCGGCAATACCGTGCCGCGCATGACCGAAATGGTGAAGGGCCTCGAGAAGCTCGAACTGCTTGTCGTCGCCGACCCGCATCCGACGACGTTCGCCGCGATCTCCGAGCGCAAGAACGGCACCTATCTCTTGCCGGCCTGCACCCAGTTCGAGACATCGGGCTCGCGCACGGCTTCCAACCGTTCGCTGCAGTGGGGCGAGCAGATCGTCAAGCCGATCTTCGAATCGAAGGACGATTACGAGATCATCTACCGGCTTTCGGTGAAGCTCGGCTTTGCGGACGCGATGTTCAAGAACATCAAGGTCGAGAACAATCGCCCCGTTCCGGAGGACCTGCTGCGCGAAATCAACCGCGGCGGATTCTCGACCGGCTATTCCGGCCAGTCGCCGGAGCGGCTGAAAACGCATATGAAGAACCAGGGCAAGTTCGACCTGGTGACCCTGCGCGCCAAGACCGACGAGCCCGAGATCGGCGGCGACTATTACGGCCTGCCGTGGCCGTGCTGGGGGACGCCCGCGATCAAGCATCCCGGCACGCACACGCTCTACAACACCAACCTTCACGCCAAGGATGGCGGCGGCACGTTCCGCGCGCGGTTCGGCGTGGTGTATGACGAGAAGCAGCCGGACGGTTCGGTGAAGAAGGTCAATCTGCTGGCCGAAGGCTCCTACAGCAAGGGTTCGGAGCTGACCGACGGTTATCCCGAATTCACCTATGGCGTGCTCAAGAAGCTCGGCTGGGACAAGGACCTCACCGAGGCCGAACTCGCCACCATCAACAAGATCGGCGGCAACAATCCCGACGGCGTCGGCTGGGCGGTCGATCTGTCGGGCGGCATCATTCGCGTCACGCTGGAGCATGGCGTGATGGCCTATGGCAACGGCAAGGCTCGCGCGGTGGCGTGGAACCTGCCCGATCCGGTGCCGGTGCATCGCGAGCCGATCTACACCCCGCGTCCCGAACTGGTCGCCAAATATCCGACGCGCCCGGACGGCCGTCAGTTCCGCGTCGCCAATCTCGGCTTCTCGATTCAGAAGGCCGCGGTGGACAAGGGTCTTGCCAAGCAATTCCCGATCATCCTGACCTCGGGACGTCTGGTCGAATACGAAGGCGGCGGCGAGGAAACCCGGTCGAACAAATGGCTCGCCGAATTGCAGCAGGACATGTTCGTCGAGGTCAACACGGCGGACGCCGCCGATCGCGGCATCAAGGACGGCGGTTGGGTCTGGGTCTTCGGCCCGGAAAACAGCTCGAAGGCGCGGGTCAAGGCGCTGGTCACCGACCGTGTCGGCAAGGGCGTGGCGTTCATGCCGTTCCACTTCTCCGGCTGGTTCCAGGGCGTCGACCAGCGCGGCAAATATCCGAAGGGCAACGATCCGATCGTGCTCGGCGAAAGCGTGAACACGATCACGACCTACGGCTACGATCCGGTCACCGGCATGCACGAGGGCAAGGTGACCCTGTGCCAGATTCAATCGGCGTGA